A genomic region of Friedmanniella luteola contains the following coding sequences:
- a CDS encoding glycoside hydrolase family 3 N-terminal domain-containing protein yields MTTTLAGRDWLELTRPAAERVERLLAALTLEEKAGQLHLAGDLDADTSRAEIAAGRVGAGILSDGAHPDGTGRGSSLARTAAACQQVAREESRLGVPLLLGSDVVHGLRTTFPIPLGLASTWDPELVAACAASAAAEAGAEGLHLTFAPMVDLASEHRWGRIGETAGDEPLLASRMGAAAVAGFQRGGRFAAAAKHFCGYGLVQAERDHETLPVGPGALHNLHLRPFRAAHEAGVTAVMVGFHDVDGVPMHAHRSLVRDLLKDGWGFAGVVVSDWDGIGQLVHQGVAVDLRDAARQAILAGIDLDMASGAYRAHLPELVSSGAVDLALLDDAVRRVLRLKLRAGLLDPQGGSPPDPAAGAATPEATALARRVAASSTVLLKNSGVLPLHGNVGSVHLCGPFVEDAQALLGAWVPQPGQAGAGPTLADAAAERLGTGTLVVSDGRFSDLAVRRAETADLTVAVVGEHPSRSGEDRCLPTADLPVGQLELLQALAAVGKPVVVVVVTARPLDLRPVLRLADAVLLAWHPGGQAGPALADVLFGASAPTGRLPVNLPRMEPQGASGTFERTTGRRMGRSRDAKFGHYLNALGSPELSLGFGLTYTTFVHSGLELSRDVLPIRGGGAVRATVEVANTGARAGREVVQLYLRDLVADVVRPLLELCDWQAVELGPGESTKVTFRVTADAFAYWDRDLRRRVDPGEVELVVGPNAARGSSARLVIA; encoded by the coding sequence ATGACGACCACGCTGGCCGGCCGCGACTGGCTGGAGCTGACCCGGCCCGCAGCCGAGCGCGTGGAGCGGCTGCTGGCCGCGCTGACGCTGGAGGAGAAGGCCGGCCAGCTGCACCTGGCCGGGGACCTCGACGCCGACACGTCCCGGGCGGAGATCGCCGCCGGACGGGTGGGAGCCGGCATCCTCTCCGACGGCGCGCACCCGGACGGGACCGGCCGGGGCTCCTCCCTGGCCCGGACGGCCGCCGCCTGCCAGCAGGTGGCCCGGGAGGAGTCGCGGCTGGGCGTCCCGCTGCTGCTGGGCAGTGATGTCGTGCACGGGCTGCGGACCACCTTCCCGATCCCGCTCGGGCTGGCGTCCACCTGGGACCCCGAGCTCGTCGCCGCCTGCGCGGCCAGCGCGGCGGCCGAGGCCGGCGCCGAGGGGCTGCACCTGACCTTCGCCCCGATGGTCGACCTGGCCTCGGAGCACCGCTGGGGCCGGATCGGGGAGACCGCGGGCGACGAGCCGCTGCTGGCCAGCCGGATGGGTGCCGCGGCCGTCGCCGGCTTCCAGCGGGGCGGACGGTTCGCCGCGGCGGCCAAGCACTTCTGCGGCTACGGCCTGGTGCAGGCCGAGCGCGACCACGAGACGCTGCCCGTCGGGCCCGGCGCCCTGCACAACCTGCACCTCCGTCCCTTCCGCGCCGCGCACGAGGCGGGCGTCACCGCCGTGATGGTCGGCTTCCACGACGTCGACGGCGTCCCGATGCACGCCCACCGGTCGCTGGTCCGCGACCTGCTCAAGGACGGCTGGGGGTTCGCCGGGGTGGTGGTCAGCGACTGGGACGGCATCGGGCAGCTGGTCCACCAGGGGGTGGCCGTCGACCTCCGGGACGCCGCGCGGCAGGCGATCCTCGCCGGGATCGACCTCGACATGGCCTCGGGCGCCTACCGCGCGCACCTGCCGGAGCTGGTGAGCAGCGGGGCCGTCGACCTCGCCCTGCTCGACGACGCCGTACGGCGGGTGCTCCGCCTCAAGCTGCGCGCCGGGCTGCTGGACCCCCAGGGCGGGAGCCCGCCGGATCCGGCGGCCGGCGCCGCCACCCCGGAGGCGACCGCCCTCGCCCGGCGGGTCGCGGCGTCGTCGACGGTGCTGCTGAAGAACAGCGGGGTGCTGCCCCTGCACGGCAACGTGGGCAGCGTCCACCTCTGCGGCCCCTTCGTCGAGGACGCGCAGGCCCTGCTCGGCGCCTGGGTGCCGCAGCCCGGGCAGGCCGGCGCCGGACCGACCCTGGCGGACGCCGCCGCCGAGCGGCTGGGGACCGGCACCCTGGTGGTGTCCGACGGCCGGTTCAGCGACCTGGCCGTCCGGCGGGCCGAGACGGCGGACCTGACGGTGGCCGTGGTCGGCGAGCACCCCAGCCGCAGCGGCGAGGACCGTTGCCTGCCCACCGCCGACCTGCCGGTGGGCCAGCTCGAGCTGCTCCAGGCCCTGGCGGCGGTGGGCAAACCCGTGGTGGTCGTCGTCGTGACCGCCCGGCCGCTGGACCTGCGGCCGGTGCTGAGGCTGGCCGACGCCGTGCTGCTGGCCTGGCACCCCGGCGGCCAGGCCGGCCCGGCGCTGGCCGACGTGCTGTTCGGCGCGTCCGCGCCCACGGGCCGGCTGCCGGTGAACCTGCCGCGGATGGAGCCGCAGGGGGCCAGCGGCACGTTCGAGCGGACGACCGGGCGCCGGATGGGTCGCTCCCGCGACGCCAAGTTCGGCCACTACCTGAACGCCCTCGGGTCCCCCGAGCTCTCGCTCGGCTTCGGCCTGACCTACACCACGTTCGTCCACTCCGGCCTGGAGCTCAGCCGCGACGTGCTGCCGATCCGCGGTGGTGGAGCGGTCCGGGCCACGGTCGAGGTGGCCAACACCGGCGCCCGGGCCGGCCGGGAGGTGGTCCAGCTGTACCTGCGCGACCTGGTGGCCGACGTCGTGCGGCCGCTGCTCGAGCTGTGCGACTGGCAGGCCGTCGAGCTGGGGCCGGGCGAGTCCACCAAGGTCACGTTCCGGGTCACCGCGGACGCCTTCGCCTACTGGGACCGCGACCTCCGTCGCCGCGTCGACCCCGGGGAGGTCGAGCTGGTCGTCGGGCCCAACGCCGCCCGGGGCAGCAGCGCCCGTCTGGTGATCGCGTGA
- a CDS encoding ABC transporter substrate-binding protein encodes MVQRKALVALAVALLLLLPGCAGSRVANERKLQRAGPVGSGGDVAQLNLAAESDASIGGLVNYNPFAPKQLTKTWLYEPLMIQNSLDCTVTPWLATAYRWQGATRLTFDIRQGVTWSDGSPFTAADVAFTFNLAKKYPAMDTAGVWTDIFGAKAVSVAATGEQVVFEFSGDAASKFPSIISQLIVSERQYGSVGDPTKYVDEAPVATGPFTVDRYNGRRLELVRRPDYWQADKIKVQRLVLEGNYDANQAALKLRTGALDFYTGELPNPQKTFVDADPATNHFWYPPNGLTVLAPNLTAEPFSDVRFREALAYGVDKTTVSLKATYGIMDVASQSGLTLPAKKALLPPGYPADRTVIPFDPARANQLLDAAGYAKGADGFRTDPDGSPISIIMSVQAGFIDYEAAADEVVANLRQLGLDIRANKASPDSVDQQKKTGDFQLMINFMAAGCDYANGMGATLSTSTIPTKTEVKGNVGRYSSPAVDAAVQQLTGSTDPAKTKELVGVLVTTMMTQFPVLPIFYAPARGVYRTDKAVGWPSADDPYANPQDNARLWMTHLSAPR; translated from the coding sequence ATGGTGCAGCGGAAGGCGCTGGTCGCGTTGGCCGTCGCCCTGCTCCTGCTGCTCCCGGGGTGCGCCGGCAGCCGGGTGGCCAACGAGCGGAAGCTGCAGCGCGCCGGCCCGGTCGGCTCCGGTGGTGACGTCGCCCAGCTGAACCTGGCCGCCGAGTCGGACGCCTCGATCGGCGGGCTGGTCAACTACAACCCCTTCGCCCCGAAGCAGCTGACCAAGACGTGGCTCTACGAGCCGCTGATGATCCAGAACAGCCTCGACTGCACCGTCACGCCGTGGCTGGCCACCGCGTACCGGTGGCAGGGTGCCACCCGGCTGACCTTCGACATCCGGCAGGGCGTCACGTGGAGCGACGGTTCCCCCTTCACCGCGGCGGACGTCGCCTTCACCTTCAACCTGGCGAAGAAGTACCCGGCCATGGACACCGCCGGGGTCTGGACGGACATCTTCGGTGCCAAGGCCGTGTCGGTGGCCGCCACGGGGGAGCAGGTGGTCTTCGAGTTCAGCGGGGACGCCGCGTCGAAGTTCCCCTCGATCATCAGCCAGCTGATCGTCTCCGAGCGGCAGTACGGCAGCGTGGGCGACCCCACGAAGTACGTCGACGAGGCGCCGGTCGCCACGGGGCCGTTCACGGTCGACCGCTACAACGGTCGCCGCCTGGAGCTGGTCCGCCGTCCCGACTACTGGCAGGCCGACAAGATCAAGGTCCAGCGGCTCGTGCTGGAGGGCAACTACGACGCCAACCAGGCCGCGCTCAAGCTGCGGACGGGCGCCCTCGACTTCTACACCGGTGAGCTGCCGAACCCGCAGAAGACCTTCGTCGACGCCGATCCCGCCACCAACCACTTCTGGTACCCGCCCAACGGCTTGACCGTGCTGGCCCCCAACCTCACCGCCGAGCCGTTCAGCGACGTCAGGTTCCGCGAGGCGTTGGCCTACGGCGTCGACAAGACGACGGTCTCCCTCAAGGCGACCTACGGGATCATGGACGTGGCCAGCCAGTCGGGCCTCACGCTGCCGGCCAAGAAGGCCCTGCTGCCGCCGGGGTACCCGGCTGACCGGACCGTGATCCCCTTCGACCCGGCCAGGGCGAACCAGCTGCTGGACGCCGCCGGCTACGCCAAGGGCGCGGACGGGTTCCGCACCGACCCGGACGGGTCGCCGATCTCGATCATCATGTCGGTGCAGGCCGGCTTCATCGACTACGAGGCAGCGGCCGACGAGGTCGTGGCGAACCTGCGGCAGCTGGGCCTGGACATCAGGGCCAACAAGGCGTCGCCCGACTCGGTCGACCAGCAGAAGAAGACCGGCGACTTCCAGCTCATGATCAACTTCATGGCCGCCGGCTGCGACTACGCGAACGGCATGGGCGCGACCCTCAGCACCAGCACCATCCCGACCAAGACTGAGGTCAAGGGCAACGTCGGCCGCTATTCGAGCCCGGCCGTCGACGCGGCCGTCCAGCAGCTGACCGGCAGCACCGACCCGGCGAAGACCAAGGAGCTGGTCGGCGTGCTCGTCACGACGATGATGACCCAGTTCCCCGTCCTGCCGATCTTCTACGCCCCGGCCCGCGGCGTCTACCGGACCGACAAGGCGGTCGGCTGGCCCAGCGCCGACGACCCCTACGCCAACCCGCAGGACAACGCCCGGCTGTGGATGACCCACCTGAGCGCGCCGAGGTGA
- a CDS encoding ABC transporter permease, which produces MRYYLRKLGFFLLTLWAVVTLNFVIPRIAPGDPAEIMVQRLAGKNAQLDQAQVQAMRDLLGTPTGSLPAQYLQYLGQLFRGDLGLSYNYYPFKVTEVIGQAFWWTLVLVTVVQVLSFVIGVLLGAFAAWKRNGRFDTTVTLVSTFLGTLNSFWIALLLIIGLGYGLGWFATSGGYEQSTPGFNWPFVYDAISHAFLPALTLMIITPVGWVLGMRNTMVLNLGEDYIKLAKAKGLPDRVVALRYAARNALLPSVTGFALALGGVLGGTILVETVFDYPGLGRLMGEAVGVKDYPLLQALMLLTAVATLVANLVADLLYGVLDPRVRRAQS; this is translated from the coding sequence ATGAGGTACTACCTGCGCAAGCTCGGGTTCTTCCTGCTCACCCTGTGGGCCGTCGTCACGCTCAACTTCGTGATCCCCCGGATCGCCCCCGGCGACCCGGCCGAGATCATGGTCCAGCGCCTCGCCGGCAAGAACGCGCAGCTGGACCAGGCCCAGGTGCAGGCCATGCGCGACCTGCTGGGCACCCCGACGGGCTCCCTGCCGGCGCAGTACCTCCAGTACCTGGGGCAGCTGTTCCGCGGTGATCTCGGGTTGTCCTACAACTACTACCCGTTCAAGGTCACCGAGGTGATCGGCCAGGCGTTCTGGTGGACCCTCGTCCTGGTCACGGTCGTCCAGGTGCTCTCGTTCGTGATCGGCGTGCTGCTCGGCGCCTTCGCCGCCTGGAAGCGGAACGGCCGCTTCGACACGACGGTCACGCTGGTCTCGACCTTCCTCGGCACGCTGAACTCGTTCTGGATCGCGCTGCTGCTCATCATCGGCCTGGGCTACGGCCTGGGCTGGTTCGCCACGTCCGGCGGCTACGAGCAGTCGACGCCCGGGTTCAACTGGCCGTTCGTCTACGACGCGATCAGCCACGCGTTCCTGCCCGCGCTCACGCTGATGATCATCACGCCGGTCGGCTGGGTGCTCGGCATGCGCAACACGATGGTCCTCAACCTGGGCGAGGACTACATCAAGCTGGCCAAGGCCAAGGGCCTGCCCGACCGGGTGGTGGCCCTGCGCTACGCCGCGCGGAACGCGCTGCTGCCCAGCGTCACGGGGTTCGCGCTGGCGCTCGGGGGCGTGCTGGGCGGCACGATCCTGGTCGAGACCGTCTTCGACTACCCCGGGCTCGGCCGGCTGATGGGCGAGGCCGTCGGGGTCAAGGACTACCCGCTGCTGCAGGCGCTGATGCTGCTGACCGCCGTCGCGACGCTGGTGGCCAACCTGGTGGCCGACCTGCTCTACGGCGTGCTCGACCCCCGTGTCCGCCGGGCCCAGTCGTGA
- a CDS encoding ABC transporter permease: MSLVGTDPVAEGTPGQAGEEVGAAERPESWYSVVWSSKKARVGIVVVALYVLVALFAPLIAPHSPTDGSFVPLQQPSRSHLMGTSVGGQDIFSQLVYGSRISLLVGFFGGTLATAIALVVGLVSGYFEGTIVDDVLSFVTNVALVIPTLPLIITIVAYSDTRGLWLIVGVIAIISWAGAARGKRAQIITLRNRDFVTAAKFAGEGPLRIIFAEIMPNMTSLVAAAFVGAATGAIAAEAGLAVLGLGSSDSVSWGTILYQAEAAGAASQGLFAWVFVPGLVLAVLVTAMSFINFGVDLLSNPHLREG; encoded by the coding sequence ATGAGCCTCGTCGGGACCGACCCGGTGGCCGAGGGCACGCCCGGTCAGGCGGGGGAGGAGGTCGGGGCCGCCGAGCGGCCCGAGTCCTGGTACAGCGTCGTCTGGAGCAGCAAGAAGGCGCGAGTCGGGATCGTCGTCGTGGCGCTCTACGTCCTCGTCGCGCTCTTCGCCCCCCTGATCGCCCCGCACTCGCCGACGGACGGGTCGTTCGTGCCGCTGCAGCAGCCCTCCCGGAGCCACCTGATGGGGACGAGCGTCGGGGGCCAGGACATCTTCTCCCAGCTGGTCTACGGCAGTCGCATCTCGCTGCTGGTGGGGTTCTTCGGCGGCACGCTCGCCACGGCGATCGCCCTGGTGGTGGGACTGGTGTCGGGCTACTTCGAGGGGACGATCGTCGACGACGTGCTGTCCTTCGTCACCAACGTGGCCCTGGTCATCCCCACCCTGCCGCTGATCATCACGATCGTCGCCTACTCCGACACCCGCGGGCTCTGGTTGATCGTCGGCGTCATCGCGATCATCTCGTGGGCCGGCGCCGCGCGGGGCAAGCGGGCGCAGATCATCACCCTCCGCAACCGGGACTTCGTCACCGCGGCCAAGTTCGCCGGCGAGGGCCCGCTGCGGATCATCTTCGCCGAGATCATGCCCAACATGACGTCGCTGGTGGCGGCCGCCTTCGTCGGCGCGGCCACCGGGGCGATCGCCGCCGAGGCGGGGCTGGCGGTGCTGGGCCTGGGCAGCAGCGACTCGGTCTCCTGGGGGACGATCCTCTACCAGGCCGAGGCCGCCGGCGCGGCGTCGCAGGGCCTGTTCGCCTGGGTGTTCGTCCCGGGCCTGGTGCTGGCCGTGCTGGTCACCGCGATGTCGTTCATCAACTTCGGGGTCGACCTGCTGAGCAACCCGCACCTGAGGGAGGGCTGA
- a CDS encoding ABC transporter ATP-binding protein encodes MALLEVTDLHIRYEPKRSAAVDAVTDVTFAIQPGEFVGLIGESGSGKTTLGTALLRLLERPGRIAGGSVVFDGTDITHLSQDELRPLRWTEIATVFQSSMNALNPVVRVEGQFRDVIEHHTALRGDAVRDRIRTLFDMVLIDHRFIDAFPHELSGGMRQRVNLALALAVEPRLVLLDEPTTGLDVVVQREILDNVRRLQAQLGFAVLFISHDIGTVLDLSDRILVMYAGRVVEDQPADRLLREPLHPYTKGLLGSYADPRDETVRITYVPGRPPDLSARPPGCAFAPRCPERIARCTGEDPALVVLDGGRVACHVALQQRAPERAVGGPDPDLGPRTRVFVGPQFVKAADPAAAAQERPALLTVSDVSKTYAQRRGTTVIRTEAVRDAGFVLRRGSVTALVGQSGSGKSTLARMITGVEAPTSGTLTFHGRDGDLAVGGMKGRRLRDYRRHVQMVFQDPYSSLNPAKTLGYTLGRPLVNYGGLRGEAVRERVLELLETVALTPASRFVNRFAYELSGGQRQRVVIARALAVQPELIIADEPLSSLDVSIRAEVLELLDRLVQHGDVSILYITHDLLSARMLADEVVVLNEGRVVEQGPALQVIRRPRDAYTRLLLEAVPNPFETARAVDGRTHPSRLELAEAPAEPW; translated from the coding sequence GTGGCGCTGCTCGAGGTCACCGACCTGCACATCCGCTACGAGCCGAAGCGGAGCGCCGCCGTCGACGCGGTCACCGACGTCACCTTCGCGATCCAGCCGGGGGAGTTCGTCGGGCTCATCGGGGAGTCCGGCTCCGGCAAGACCACGCTGGGCACGGCGCTGCTGCGACTGCTCGAGCGGCCGGGACGGATCGCCGGCGGCTCCGTCGTGTTCGACGGGACCGACATCACGCACCTCAGCCAGGACGAGCTGCGGCCGCTGCGCTGGACCGAGATCGCCACCGTGTTCCAGAGCAGCATGAACGCGCTCAACCCGGTCGTCCGGGTCGAGGGCCAGTTCCGCGACGTCATCGAGCACCACACCGCCCTGCGGGGCGACGCGGTCCGCGACCGGATCCGCACGCTCTTCGACATGGTGCTGATCGACCACCGCTTCATCGACGCCTTCCCGCACGAGCTGTCCGGCGGGATGCGGCAGCGGGTCAACCTCGCCCTCGCGCTGGCGGTCGAGCCCCGGCTGGTGCTCCTCGACGAGCCGACGACAGGTCTCGACGTCGTCGTGCAGCGGGAGATCCTCGACAACGTCCGGCGGCTGCAGGCCCAGCTGGGCTTCGCGGTGCTCTTCATCAGCCACGACATCGGCACCGTCCTCGACCTGTCGGACCGCATCCTCGTCATGTACGCGGGCCGGGTGGTGGAGGACCAGCCCGCCGACCGGCTGCTGCGCGAGCCCCTGCACCCGTACACCAAGGGCCTGCTGGGCTCCTACGCCGACCCGCGCGACGAGACCGTCCGGATCACCTACGTACCCGGTCGGCCCCCGGACCTCAGCGCCCGCCCCCCCGGCTGTGCCTTCGCCCCGCGCTGCCCGGAGCGGATCGCCCGCTGCACCGGCGAGGACCCCGCGCTGGTCGTGCTCGACGGCGGCCGCGTCGCCTGCCACGTGGCGCTGCAGCAGCGGGCCCCCGAGCGGGCCGTCGGGGGTCCGGACCCGGACCTCGGCCCGCGCACCCGGGTCTTCGTCGGCCCCCAGTTCGTGAAGGCGGCCGACCCGGCCGCGGCGGCGCAGGAGCGGCCGGCGCTGCTCACCGTCAGCGACGTGTCCAAGACCTACGCCCAGCGGCGGGGGACCACGGTCATCCGGACGGAGGCCGTGCGCGACGCCGGTTTCGTGCTGCGTCGCGGCAGCGTCACCGCGCTCGTCGGCCAGAGCGGCAGCGGGAAGTCGACCCTGGCGCGGATGATCACCGGGGTGGAGGCGCCGACGTCGGGGACGCTGACCTTCCACGGCCGCGACGGCGACCTGGCGGTGGGCGGGATGAAGGGGCGCCGGCTCCGCGACTACCGCCGCCACGTCCAGATGGTGTTCCAGGACCCGTACTCCTCCCTCAACCCGGCCAAGACGCTGGGCTACACGCTGGGCCGGCCGCTGGTGAACTACGGCGGCCTGCGCGGCGAGGCCGTCCGGGAGCGGGTGCTGGAGCTGCTCGAGACGGTGGCGCTGACCCCGGCCAGCCGCTTCGTCAACCGGTTCGCGTACGAGCTGTCCGGCGGTCAGCGGCAGCGGGTCGTCATCGCCCGGGCGCTGGCGGTGCAGCCTGAGCTGATCATCGCCGACGAACCCCTCTCCAGCCTGGACGTCTCCATCCGTGCCGAGGTCCTGGAGCTGCTGGACCGGTTGGTGCAGCACGGCGACGTGAGCATCCTCTACATCACCCACGACCTGCTCAGCGCGCGGATGCTCGCCGACGAGGTCGTCGTCCTCAACGAGGGCCGCGTGGTGGAGCAGGGGCCGGCGCTCCAGGTGATCCGGCGGCCGCGGGACGCCTACACGCGGCTGCTGCTCGAGGCCGTGCCCAACCCGTTCGAGACGGCACGGGCTGTGGACGGGCGGACCCACCCCTCCCGGCTCGAGCTCGCGGAGGCGCCGGCGGAGCCGTGGTGA
- a CDS encoding SRPBCC family protein, which translates to MTVPPTSLTLSRELPVPVADGWAAWTVPALMRRWWWPFLADTSVDLDPRVGGSYRLESVQAGFGACGRYRAVLPGRRLVFTWSWISDGRAEETVDEVRVDLAPVGTGCRVDLEHVLDPRLHDPEPLRQGWSETLDHLVRYAEELGR; encoded by the coding sequence GTGACCGTGCCGCCGACGAGCCTGACCCTGTCCCGGGAGCTGCCCGTCCCCGTGGCCGACGGCTGGGCGGCCTGGACGGTGCCCGCGCTGATGCGTCGGTGGTGGTGGCCCTTCCTGGCGGACACCTCCGTCGACCTGGATCCGCGCGTCGGCGGGTCCTACCGGCTGGAGTCGGTGCAGGCCGGCTTCGGGGCCTGCGGCCGGTACCGCGCGGTCCTGCCGGGCCGGCGGCTGGTGTTCACCTGGAGCTGGATCAGCGACGGCCGCGCGGAGGAGACGGTCGACGAGGTCCGCGTCGACCTCGCCCCGGTGGGGACGGGCTGCCGCGTCGACCTCGAGCACGTCCTGGACCCCCGGCTGCACGACCCGGAACCACTCCGGCAGGGCTGGTCGGAGACCCTGGACCACCTGGTGCGCTACGCCGAGGAGCTCGGCCGGTAG
- a CDS encoding dihydrofolate reductase family protein: MRRVVVYALMSLDGVAEEPGDWVFEVDERVFRNLAEVVGRQDLVLLGRATYASWVDYWPTSDVQPFADFVNGTPKHVVTSSPLDGAWPGAVAVGAPLVEHVRALRAGDGGDVGVHGSLTVARTLLAAGLVDELQLVVAPTVAGRGRRLFEGQDLQRLQLTRAEPTPSGCVLLTYRPSSSA, encoded by the coding sequence GTGCGCCGAGTGGTCGTGTACGCGCTGATGTCGCTGGACGGGGTCGCCGAGGAGCCCGGGGACTGGGTCTTCGAGGTCGACGAACGGGTGTTCCGCAACCTCGCCGAGGTGGTCGGGCGGCAGGACCTGGTGCTGCTCGGCCGCGCGACCTACGCCTCCTGGGTCGACTACTGGCCCACCTCGGACGTGCAGCCGTTCGCGGACTTCGTCAACGGCACTCCGAAGCACGTGGTGACGTCGAGCCCCCTCGACGGCGCGTGGCCCGGCGCGGTCGCCGTCGGGGCGCCACTGGTCGAGCACGTCCGGGCGCTCCGCGCGGGCGACGGCGGGGACGTCGGCGTGCACGGCAGCCTCACCGTCGCGCGCACCCTGCTGGCCGCCGGGCTCGTCGACGAGCTGCAGCTGGTCGTCGCCCCGACCGTCGCCGGCCGGGGTCGCCGGCTGTTCGAGGGCCAGGACCTGCAGCGGCTGCAGCTGACCCGGGCGGAACCGACCCCGTCCGGCTGCGTCCTGCTGACCTACCGGCCGAGCTCCTCGGCGTAG
- a CDS encoding cytochrome P450 — protein MDDVVALVRELVVVRSTVAWHGHVSRDPFARLQLAEGRRDPYPLYEEVRRRGDLVPTPLVGFQTASHRVCREVLRDRRFGVQSEEALRRGDGGLSLLELDPPDHTRLRRLVAPSFTPRALAGTRERIGAVVDGLLDALPPEGPFDLVSGLASPLPIRVITDLLGVPDDDSAAFARYGATLGSALAGVQSVGHVVRLVEANRRLAALMEQVFEQHRRQPRDDLVSRLLAAEGDQARPDELAPLCRLLLVAGFETTVNLIGNTVLALLAHPEQWREVVADPALAAAAVEETLRWDPPVQRTFRAPRADVELAGVVVPRGAMLMLFLAGANRDPEVFDEPARFDLHRQTGPQAGPDHLSFSAGVHYCIGAPLARLEATVAVERLAQRYPGLQRVGRLRRRGGGTVIRGPAELVVGQRSGVLAA, from the coding sequence GTGGACGACGTGGTGGCGCTGGTCCGCGAGCTGGTCGTCGTCCGCTCCACGGTCGCCTGGCACGGCCACGTCAGCCGGGACCCCTTCGCCCGGCTGCAGCTGGCCGAGGGTCGGCGCGACCCGTACCCGCTCTACGAGGAGGTCCGGCGGCGTGGGGACCTGGTCCCGACCCCGTTGGTCGGTTTCCAGACCGCCAGTCACCGGGTGTGCCGGGAGGTGCTGCGCGACCGCCGGTTCGGCGTCCAGTCCGAGGAGGCGTTGCGCCGCGGGGACGGTGGCCTGTCGTTGCTCGAGCTCGACCCGCCCGACCACACCCGGCTCCGTCGGCTGGTGGCCCCGTCCTTCACCCCGCGGGCGCTGGCCGGCACCCGCGAGCGGATCGGCGCCGTGGTCGACGGGCTGCTGGACGCGCTGCCCCCCGAGGGCCCCTTCGACCTGGTGAGCGGGCTGGCGTCACCGCTGCCCATCCGGGTGATCACCGACCTGCTGGGCGTGCCCGACGACGACAGCGCCGCCTTCGCCCGCTACGGCGCCACCCTCGGCAGCGCGCTGGCCGGGGTCCAGTCGGTCGGCCACGTCGTCCGGCTGGTCGAGGCGAACCGGCGGCTGGCCGCGCTGATGGAGCAGGTCTTCGAGCAGCACCGGCGGCAGCCCCGCGACGACCTGGTGAGCCGGCTGCTGGCGGCCGAGGGCGACCAGGCCCGGCCGGACGAGCTGGCGCCGCTGTGCCGGCTGCTCCTGGTGGCGGGCTTCGAGACCACGGTGAACCTGATCGGCAACACCGTCCTCGCCCTGCTCGCCCACCCCGAGCAGTGGCGGGAGGTCGTCGCGGACCCCGCCCTGGCCGCCGCCGCGGTGGAGGAGACGTTGCGCTGGGACCCGCCGGTGCAGCGCACCTTCCGGGCCCCGCGGGCCGACGTCGAGCTGGCCGGGGTGGTCGTCCCGCGCGGCGCCATGCTGATGCTGTTCCTCGCCGGGGCGAACCGTGACCCCGAGGTCTTCGACGAGCCCGCCCGGTTCGACCTGCACCGCCAGACCGGGCCGCAGGCAGGGCCGGACCACCTGTCCTTCTCCGCCGGCGTCCACTACTGCATCGGAGCGCCGCTGGCCCGGCTGGAGGCGACCGTCGCCGTCGAACGGCTGGCGCAGCGCTACCCCGGGCTGCAGCGGGTCGGGCGGCTCCGCCGGCGCGGGGGCGGCACCGTGATCCGCGGGCCGGCCGAGCTCGTCGTCGGTCAGCGCTCGGGGGTGCTGGCCGCCTGA